The Streptomyces sp. NBC_00224 genome contains the following window.
AGCGGGATGCCCTCGGTCACCGAGTCGCGCTGCTTCTCCGCCGCCTTCTGCCGCAGCCAGTGCTCCTTGACCTCCTCCGGCGTCTCGGCGTGCTCGTCGCCGAAGACGTGCGGATGGCGGTGGATCAGCTTCTCCACGATCGTCCCGGCCACGTCGTCCACCGAGAAGGGCGCCTCGGGATCCTCCTCCGCGATCCGGGCGTGGAAGACCACCTGGAGGAGCACGTCGCCCAGTTCCTCGCGCAGCTCGTCGCGGTCGCCCTCCTCCACCGCCTCGACCAGCTCGTACGCCTCCTCAAGGGCGTACTTGGCCAGGCCCTTGTGGGTCTGCTGGGACGACCACGGGCACTCGCGCCGGATCCGGTCCATGACCTGGACGAGGTCGAGCAGCCGGGCGCCCGGCAGGTCGTACGAGCCCGGCAGCAGCTCCAGGTCCGGCATGGCGACCCTGCCCGAGCCCGCGAGCCGGGCGAGCCCGTCGGTGAGCCGGCGGTCGCCCTCGCCGGAGGGGAGGACGACCACCGTACGGCCCCCGGCGCACGCCTCGACCAGCTCCCGCGCCTCCGGGTCCGCGAGCTCGACCTCGACGCCCGCCTCACGCAGATACGGCAGTTGCGGGTGCCCGGGGTCGGCGCAGAGCACCCGGTCGGCGGCGCGCAGCGTCTGCCACGCGGGCCAGGACAGCAGTCCGGGCGCCACGCGGTGGCTGGCGGTGAGCAGGACGACGCGGCCGGGTTCTTCGAGAGTCACCTCTCGAACCTACCCCGACCGCTCCCCGCCCCCGCCCCGGCCCGTCAGCCGGTGACCGGGGCGTCCTGTTCCGGCCCGTTCTTGGTGACCTGGGCGATCCACGGCGTCTTGGCGTCGGCGAGCTGGATCGCCTTGTCGTCCCACGTCCCGTACCGCGGATTGACGTCGATCTTCAGCTTCTTCGACGCCTCGGTGAGCGTCTTGGTGACGGCCGCCTGGCCCTGCGGGGTGGACAGGTCGGCGCCGGTCGCGGCGGCCAGCGCGGTCAGCTGCACCTGCTCGCGCACCGCGTCGTCGATCTGGCCGGGGGCGACCCCGCGCTGCTGGAGGAGCATGCCCGCGAACGCCTGCTCGCCGCCGGCCTGCTGGGCCATCGCGGCCCGGGCGTCCTGGAGCTGCTTGCGGGTCACGCTCACCCCGGCGTCGGCGGCGGCCCGGTCGAGCACCCGGTCGAAGATCAGCCCGTGCAGCTTGGCGCGGCTGAGCTGGCCGGTGTTCTTGATCAGCTGGGCGGCCTGCGGCGAGGCCTGCTGCGCCGTACGGACATCCTTGACCTGGGCCTGGAGCGCGGAGACCGGGATCCGGTCGCCTCCCACGACGGCCGCGGCGCCCGGGTGGGCCTCGCTGCCGCAGGCGGTCAGGAGTGGGCCCGCGCCGAGGAGCGCGACGGAGAGGGCGAGTGCGGTGCGACGGCGGCGGTGCAAAGGAGCCTCCCGGCGGATCGTGCGGCAGTGCAGCGACCTGATGACCTTGCGGTGATCGATGTTAGGCAGTCTCAGTGGCGTGGGCCACTGATTCGCCCAACGATTCGGCCGCCTCGGGGGTCTCGGGCCGCAACATGATCGTCCGGGAGAGGACGAAGGTGACCGGAATCGCCGCCGCGGCCGCGATCAGCGGGGCCCAGGTGCTGCTGAGGCCGAGCAGGTCCACCAGGACGTACATCCCGGTCGTGGTGATCACGAAGTTGGCCGCGTTGGTGAGCGGGAAGAGCAGGAACTTCCGCCAGGTGGGCCGGGTGCGGTAGGTGAAGTACGAGGTGAGGAAGAACGAGCCCACCATGGCGAGCAGGAACGCCGTGATGTGGGCGACGACGTACGGCACCCAGGGGAGGAACAGCAGATAGAGGCCGTAGTACGTGCCCGTGTTGACCACCCCCACCAGGGCGAACCGGACTATCTGGGCGGCGGTTCCGGACTTCATCGGCGGGCGAACTCCCGGTCCGTGCTCTCGCGTCCCGGCTGGCGCGGCACGCCGCCGCCTTCCTGTTCCTGGCCGGAAACATTCGTCGACTGCACCAGGAAGTGCGGACGGCGCTTGACCTCGTAATAGATGCGGCCGACGTATTCGCCGACCACTCCCAGCATCACCATCTGCACTCCGGCCAGCGCGGTGACCACGACGAGCAGGGTCACATATCCGGGGGTGTCCACGCCGTTCACCATCGCGACACCGACGATCCACGCGGAATACGCCGTGGCGATCCCGAGCAGCAGCATGCCCAGATAGACGGCGGCCCGCAGTGGCTTGTTGTTGAACGAGATCATCCCGTCCAGGCCGTAGTTGAGCAGTTTTCCGAACGTCCACGCGGAACGCCCCTGCTCACGCACCGCATTCTCGTAACTGAACGTGGTGGTGCGGAATCCGACCCAGGCGAAGAGCCCCTTGGAGAAGCGGTTGTACTCGGTGAGTTCGAGTACCGCGTCGACCGTCCTGCGCGAGAGCATGCGGAAGTCTCCCACGCCGTCGACCAGTTCCACATCGACCAGGCGGTTGATCAGGCGGTAGTACAGGCGCGCCGTGAGGGTGCGCGTGACGCGGTCGCCCTTGCGGGTGCGCTGGGCGATCACCTGGTCGTGGCCCTGGGCGTGCAGGTCCATCATGCGACCGATGAGCTCCGGCGGGTGCTGGAGGTCGGCGTCCATGATCACCACGGCGTCGCCGGCGGCGTGCCGCAGTCCGGCGAGCATCGCCGCCTCCTTGCCGAAGTTCCGGCTGAACGAGACGTAACGGGCGCGCGGGTCGCGGGCGGCGATCTCCTGGAGCAGCGGAAACGTACGGTCCTTGCTGCCGTCGTCGACATAGAGGAGTTCGAATTCCGCGTCGAGCCGGGAGATTTCCTTGGTCACCTGATCATGGAAGCGGCCGATGATCTCCTCTTCGTTGAAGCAGGGCACGACAATCGAGATGAGCACGGTTCTCCCCCGTCGATACGGAGTACGGCTGTGGCAGTCAACGAAGAACAGCCGGGCCAGACGTCCGGGGCGGATTCACCGAATGACGACCGGGCGTCGATCAAGTGAACTGAATCCCCGGGCCGCTGATTTACGTGCAACGGTCCGGCATATTCGACGGCAGCGAACAGCAGAGGATCCCCATGCCGACTCTCGAAGCCGTCCAGCTTCCCCCCGCCGCCCCGGCCGTGGCCGCCGGGGCCGGCCGCCCCCGTGCGCGGGCGTCCGCCCTCGCCGCGCTGATCACCGTGGTCTCGGTGTGCGCCGCCGACGCCGTCGCCCGGACCTTCCCCTTCGGGCGCCACACCCGCAGCGTCAACGACCTGGGCAACCAGTTCGTCCCGTTCCACGCCCATCTGTGGGACCTGCTGCACGGCCGCGCCCACGGCGGCGCCCTGGTCAACTGGCAGTCCGGGTACGGGACTTCGTTCCTGCCCGACATCGGTACGTATCTGGGCAGCCCGTTCGCCCTGCTGGTCGGGGTGTTCCCGCGCGCCGAGCTCGACCTCGCGGTCTATGTGATCACGGTCCTGAAGATGGCCGTGGCGGCGGTCGCCATGACCGTCCTGCTGCTCACCCTGCGCCCCTCCCCCGGACGGCGCTGGGCGGCCGGGGTGCTGGGGGCGGCGTACGCGCTGTGCGGCTGGTCGGTGATCGAGGCCACGTACAACACGATGTGGCTGGACGGGCTGATCGCGTTCCCGATGCTCTGCCTGGTCGGCGAGTGGGCCCGCACCCGCAGGCACGCGCTGGTCGGCCCGGTCGTGGTGGCCCTGGCCTGGACGGCGAACTTCTACACCGCCTACATGGCCACGATCGGGGCGGGCCTGATCCTGCTGCTGCGGCTGTTCCTGGAGGAGACGGAGACACGGGCCCGGGTGTGGGCGCTGGCCCGCGCGGCCTGGACGACGGCGCTCGGCATCGGCCTGTCGGCCCCGATCCTCTTCACCGTGTTCCTGGGCACCAAGCACGCGTATCCGGGCTGGAGCAAGGAGTTCCAGCCGGTCCCGTGGAGCGACTTCCTGGCCCGCTGGCTCCCGGCGACGTACAGCTTCTCCAGCCCCGCGCTGTTCCTCGGCACCGGCGCGCTGCTGCTCGCGGGGGCGCTGGCGTTCAACAGGGCGGTGCCGGACCGCGAGCGGTACGCGTGGACGGGGCTCGCCCTGCTCGTCGCGCTCTCCTTCCAGTGGAAGCCGACGCATCTGGCCTGGCACGCCTTCCAGACCCCGAACGGCAGCCCGTACCGCCAGACGTTCGTCCTCAGCGGGATCCTGGTGATCGCCGCCTGGGTGTGCGTGGCGGACGGTCTGCCCGACCGGCGCGCGCTGCTCGGCGGGGGCGGGGTGCTCGCGGTGATCGCGGGCGGGGCGGCCTTCAGCGAGCTGGTCTCGCCCTGGTCGTACCCCTTGTTCTTCGGCGGGCTCGCGGCCGCGCTCGGCGCGCTGCTGATCGCCGGACGGGCCCGGGGCCGCCGGGCGGTGGCGCTGGCCGCCGTACTGCTTCTGGCCGGGGCGCAGACCGCGCAGGCGGCGGTGACGGTGGCCTACGGCGACCGGGAGCGGCTGCACCGGCTCGACAGCTACCCCGCGTGGGGGACGGCGCACGACGCGCGCGAGGCGGCGGTGACCGGGGCCGACGGCTGGCCCGCGTACCGCACCGACCCGGGCCGCCGCCAGATCACCGGCAACGACCCGCTGCTGCTCGGCGGCGAGGGCGCCTCCTACTACAGCAGCCTCACCCCGGACGTGCTGACGAAGACGATGACCGCGCTGGGCGGCGGCTGGACCTCCCGCGGCCGGTCCGTGCAGAGCCTCGACAACCCGGTGACGGACGCGGTGTTCGCGGTCGGGGCGCGGGTGCGGGCGGAGAAGGGGCGGGCGCCGACGGTCACCCGCGCCCCGGTGCCGCCGCTGGTGACGGTGCGGGGCGACAACGGACCCCTGCGGTACGGGAGTTCGCCCTTCCGCAACCAGGAGATGCTGCTGGGGGCGCGGGTGTACACGCTGCCGCGTACGGTCGCCGAGGGGTGTGCGGCCGGGCAGGAGGCGTTCCTGTGGGCGCCCGAGTACACGGGCTGGGCGCGGCTCGGCACGACCGGGAAGTGGGTCGAGTTCCGGGGCGGGGCGCCCAAGCGACGGGCGGCCCTGGCCCCGCTGGGCGTCTCGACGAGCCCCTCGTCCGGGGTGACGCTGCGCCCCGCGTACAAGAAGGCGCAGCTGGGCTGTCTGGACCGGGGCGCGCTGACGGCGGCGGTGGAGCGGCTGCGTACGACGGGGGCGACGGATGTCCACGTCGGCGACAGCGGTGTACGGGCGGTGCTGCCCGCCGGGGCGGCCGGGACGGCGGTGTTCGCGATGCCGAGGATCGCGGGGTGGAGGTGCGCGGTGAACGGCGGCGGGGCGAAGCCGGCGGACTCGTATCTGGGTCTGGTGGCGGTGGAGTTGAAGGGCTCCGGGTCCCCCTCCACGGTCTCCTGCGACTTCCGCCCGCCGGGCCTGAAGGCGGGTTCGGCGGCGGGGGCGGCGGGGCTTGCGGGGCTGATCGGGACCGGGGCGCTGCTGGCGGTACGCAAACGGCGGGCCGGGGCGCCGAAGCACCCCTGACCCGCCTTCGCTCTGTTGCCTACTTGGCCACGACGGCGACCGGAGCGTCCCAGGCGTTCCGGTCGACGGTGAGGGTCACGCCGCCGTACGCCTCCTTCTTGTTGATGGCGTACTGGTGGCCCCGGCGGTGGCCCGACCACTTGGTCCCGAAGGGGTAGCCCGTGGTGGTCGACTCCGTGTCGTCGTACGCCGCGTACCAGAGCGCGTCCGGCATGTCCGTGCCCGGCGAGACGGCGGCGACGACGGCCGCGCTGGAGGAGGCGAAGCCGTAGAAGCCCGTGCGGTAGCCCTTGGCGTGCAGGGCCTTGTTCCACGCGCGCGTGTAGGTCAGCACGGTGTCCTTGCAGGAGGTGTTCGTGGTGTCGAACCCCTCCATGTCGAGGTAGACCGGGCTGCCCGGGCGCATCCCGAGCCCCGACGCCTTGGCACCGGCGTCCGCGCCGTCGGCCGCGCCGAGGGAGGCGGCGGTGGCGGCCGTCATCTTCTCCGGGTTGCTCCCGGACTTGCAGGGCGGCTGCGCCCCCACGTACAGGGGGATGAGCTTCCACCCGACCGCGCTCACCGACTTCACCCAGGATGCGGTGAGCTGGGGCTGGGCACAGCCCCGGTTCTTACCCCCGATGTAGACGGCGGCGCCCCCGTACGGCGAGGCGGTCTTCCAGGCCTTCATCTGCGCGAGCGTGGGGGCGGTGCAGGTGTCGAAGGCGCGGCCGGTGAAGGTGGCGGGCTTGGAGAGGGAGACGGGGCGGGCGGGCATGGTGGCCGCGGCCGGGGTCCCGCTCCCGGAGGAGGCGGCCTGCGCGGTGAGCGCACCGCCTCCGAGGAGGACGACACCGCCGAGGGCCATGGCCAGGTTGCGGTGCTTCTTGGTTATGCGGTGCTTGGACACAAAGCTCCTCGGGAGGCAGGAGAAGTCGGACGACCGGAGCCGGGAGGGCGGAAAGGGAAACAGGGCGACGAGCCGGAGATCCGGCCCGCCGCCCTGGGGATCGTGCTCAGTGGGTGTCGCGCATCCAGCTCAGGATCGCCTCGCGGTAGTGCATCGACTCCTCACCGCTCGCCATCCTGAGTTCGAACGCGTCGCGTGGCTCGAAGCCCGCGCCCCGGGCGAAGACCCGGGACGCCAGCTCCGCCTGGCCCGCGCTCTCGAAGGCCAGCCAGCAGGGATGTCCCTCCGGCGGCGCCACGCCGTTGCGGTCGAACTCCAGGGCCACGGCGAGCGCCGCACCCTGGACCTCGCGGACCCGCGGGTCGCCGTCGCCGTGGAAGGCGGCGACGGCCCGCGTGGCCTCCAGGGCGGCCGCGACGGCCGCACCGGACGGTCGGCCGCTCTCGGCGGCCCGTTCCCGGAGCCGGTCCACCAAAGGCACCGACTCCTGCTGGAACTCCGCTTCCTCGCCCTGCCCGCCCGTCTCGCGCCAGGCCGACTCGACGGCTTGGACCGCCGCGAACGC
Protein-coding sequences here:
- a CDS encoding nucleoside triphosphate pyrophosphohydrolase, whose amino-acid sequence is MTLEEPGRVVLLTASHRVAPGLLSWPAWQTLRAADRVLCADPGHPQLPYLREAGVEVELADPEARELVEACAGGRTVVVLPSGEGDRRLTDGLARLAGSGRVAMPDLELLPGSYDLPGARLLDLVQVMDRIRRECPWSSQQTHKGLAKYALEEAYELVEAVEEGDRDELREELGDVLLQVVFHARIAEEDPEAPFSVDDVAGTIVEKLIHRHPHVFGDEHAETPEEVKEHWLRQKAAEKQRDSVTEGIPLGQPALALAAKLASRTRIGSLDVPLPSGEGIGYRLLALAVAAEADGTDPEAALRAAARAYRDAIRTAEER
- a CDS encoding SurA N-terminal domain-containing protein: MHRRRRTALALSVALLGAGPLLTACGSEAHPGAAAVVGGDRIPVSALQAQVKDVRTAQQASPQAAQLIKNTGQLSRAKLHGLIFDRVLDRAAADAGVSVTRKQLQDARAAMAQQAGGEQAFAGMLLQQRGVAPGQIDDAVREQVQLTALAAATGADLSTPQGQAAVTKTLTEASKKLKIDVNPRYGTWDDKAIQLADAKTPWIAQVTKNGPEQDAPVTG
- a CDS encoding GtrA family protein, which produces MKSGTAAQIVRFALVGVVNTGTYYGLYLLFLPWVPYVVAHITAFLLAMVGSFFLTSYFTYRTRPTWRKFLLFPLTNAANFVITTTGMYVLVDLLGLSSTWAPLIAAAAAIPVTFVLSRTIMLRPETPEAAESLGESVAHATETA
- a CDS encoding glycosyltransferase family 2 protein, coding for MLISIVVPCFNEEEIIGRFHDQVTKEISRLDAEFELLYVDDGSKDRTFPLLQEIAARDPRARYVSFSRNFGKEAAMLAGLRHAAGDAVVIMDADLQHPPELIGRMMDLHAQGHDQVIAQRTRKGDRVTRTLTARLYYRLINRLVDVELVDGVGDFRMLSRRTVDAVLELTEYNRFSKGLFAWVGFRTTTFSYENAVREQGRSAWTFGKLLNYGLDGMISFNNKPLRAAVYLGMLLLGIATAYSAWIVGVAMVNGVDTPGYVTLLVVVTALAGVQMVMLGVVGEYVGRIYYEVKRRPHFLVQSTNVSGQEQEGGGVPRQPGRESTDREFARR
- a CDS encoding YfhO family protein; translated protein: MPTLEAVQLPPAAPAVAAGAGRPRARASALAALITVVSVCAADAVARTFPFGRHTRSVNDLGNQFVPFHAHLWDLLHGRAHGGALVNWQSGYGTSFLPDIGTYLGSPFALLVGVFPRAELDLAVYVITVLKMAVAAVAMTVLLLTLRPSPGRRWAAGVLGAAYALCGWSVIEATYNTMWLDGLIAFPMLCLVGEWARTRRHALVGPVVVALAWTANFYTAYMATIGAGLILLLRLFLEETETRARVWALARAAWTTALGIGLSAPILFTVFLGTKHAYPGWSKEFQPVPWSDFLARWLPATYSFSSPALFLGTGALLLAGALAFNRAVPDRERYAWTGLALLVALSFQWKPTHLAWHAFQTPNGSPYRQTFVLSGILVIAAWVCVADGLPDRRALLGGGGVLAVIAGGAAFSELVSPWSYPLFFGGLAAALGALLIAGRARGRRAVALAAVLLLAGAQTAQAAVTVAYGDRERLHRLDSYPAWGTAHDAREAAVTGADGWPAYRTDPGRRQITGNDPLLLGGEGASYYSSLTPDVLTKTMTALGGGWTSRGRSVQSLDNPVTDAVFAVGARVRAEKGRAPTVTRAPVPPLVTVRGDNGPLRYGSSPFRNQEMLLGARVYTLPRTVAEGCAAGQEAFLWAPEYTGWARLGTTGKWVEFRGGAPKRRAALAPLGVSTSPSSGVTLRPAYKKAQLGCLDRGALTAAVERLRTTGATDVHVGDSGVRAVLPAGAAGTAVFAMPRIAGWRCAVNGGGAKPADSYLGLVAVELKGSGSPSTVSCDFRPPGLKAGSAAGAAGLAGLIGTGALLAVRKRRAGAPKHP
- a CDS encoding glycoside hydrolase domain-containing protein → MSKHRITKKHRNLAMALGGVVLLGGGALTAQAASSGSGTPAAATMPARPVSLSKPATFTGRAFDTCTAPTLAQMKAWKTASPYGGAAVYIGGKNRGCAQPQLTASWVKSVSAVGWKLIPLYVGAQPPCKSGSNPEKMTAATAASLGAADGADAGAKASGLGMRPGSPVYLDMEGFDTTNTSCKDTVLTYTRAWNKALHAKGYRTGFYGFASSSAAVVAAVSPGTDMPDALWYAAYDDTESTTTGYPFGTKWSGHRRGHQYAINKKEAYGGVTLTVDRNAWDAPVAVVAK